A region from the Misgurnus anguillicaudatus chromosome 7, ASM2758022v2, whole genome shotgun sequence genome encodes:
- the p4ha1b gene encoding prolyl 4-hydroxylase subunit alpha-1b isoform X2, with the protein MVRCWFLLSLLFHTLYAHVDFFTSIGQMTDLLYTEKDLVTSLKEYIKQEENKLEQVKQWAEKVDSLTHTATQDPEGYLGHPVNAFKLMKRLNSEWADLESLVLQDTTNGFISNLTNQRQFFPTDEDQTGAAKALLRLQDTYQLSANAISTGDLPGVASGVVHKSRMTVEDCYELGKIAYSDADYYHTELWMTQALTQLDGGEESTIDKVTVMDYLSYAIYQQGELEKALEITRRMLKLDPNHQRANGNLKYFEFQLEKQRKAEEEKNEEVKIREKKDLDKQEAQRKRSNDPLPERKKYEMLCRGEGLKMTPRRQSRLFCRYSDNGRNPRLLLAPVKVEDEWDRPHIVRYHNIISDSEIMTVKELAKPRLRRATVHDPITGKLTTAQYRVSKSAWLSGYEHSTIERINQRIEDVTGLEMDTAEELQVANYGVGGQYEPHFDFGRKDEPDAFKELGTGNRIATWLFYMSDVTAGGATVFTDVGAAVWPKKGTAVFWYNLMASGEGDYSTRHAACPVLVGNKWVSNKWVHERGQEFRRPCGLSEEE; encoded by the exons ATGGTGCGGTGTTGGTTCCTGTTGAGTTTACTCTTCCACACCCTGTACGCCCATGTTGACTTCTTCACTTCTATAG GTCAGATGACAGATCTACTATACACAGAAAAGGACCTGGTGACATCACTAAAAGAGTACATTAAGCAAGAGGAGAACAAACTAGAGCAAGTCAAACA GTGGGCAGAAAAGGTGGATTCGTTGACACACACAGCCACCCAGGACCCTGAGGGATACCTGGGGCACCCGGTGAATGCCTTCAAGCTCATGAAAAGACTTAACAGTGAATGGGCAGACCTGGAGAGCCTGGTTCTGCAAGACACCACCAATG GGTTCATCTCTAATCTGACCAATCAGAGACAGTTTTTCCCAACGGATGAGGACCAGACAGGAGCAGCCAAGGCTTTGCTTAGATTACAGGACACATACCAGCTGTCTGCCAACGCCATTTCGACCGGAGACCTACCTGGTG TGGCCTCAGGTGTGGTTCACAAGAGCCGGATGACAGTGGAAGACTGCTATGAGCTGGGGAAGATCGCTTACTCCGATGCGGACTACTATCACACTGAACTTTGGATGACACAAGCGCTTACACAGCTGGATGGGGGCGAGGAATCCACCATAGACAAGGTCACAGTTATGGACTACCTCAGTTACGCCATTTACCAACAGGGGGAGCTAGAGAAAGCTCTCGAAATTACCAGAAGGATGCTGAAGTTGG ACCCGAATCACCAGAGAGCCAATGGGAACCTAAAATACTTTGAGTTCCAGTTGGAGAAGCAGAGAAAGGCAGAGGAAGAGAAAAATGAGGAGGTTAAAATAAGAGAAAAGAAAGATCTGGACAAACAAGAAGCTCAGAGGAAACGCTCCAATGATCCTCTGCCAGAAAGGAAGAAATATGAAATGCTGTGCAGAGGAGAGGGattgaaaatg ACACCTCGCAGACAGAGCCGTTTGTTTTGTCGTTACTCTGACAATGGCCGCAATCCACGATTGCTATTGGCTCCGGTGAAAGTGGAGGATGAGTGGGACCGCCCGCACATTGTTCGGTATCACAACATCATCTCTGACAGTGAAATCATGACAGTGAAGGAATTGGCAAAACCCAGA CTAAGGCGAGCAACTGTGCACGATCCCATTACGGGAAAACTCACCACTGCCCAATACAGAGTCTCCAAGAG TGCTTGGCTGTCTGGATATGAGCATTCCACAATTGAAAGGATTAACCAGCGTATTGAGGATGTGACCGGTCTAGAAATGGACACAGCAGAAGAGTTGCAG GTTGCAAATTATGGAGTTGGAGGCCAATATGAACCTCACTTTGACTTTGGAAGG AAAGATGAACCAGATGCCTTTAAAGAACTGGGCACAGGAAACAGAATTGCGACCTGGCTCTTTTATATGAGT GATGTAACAGCAGGGGGCGCCACTGTCTTCACTGATGTAGGAGCAGCAGTATGGCCCAAAAAG GGTACAGCGGTTTTCTGGTATAACCTTATGGCTAGTGGAGAAGGAGACTACAGCACAAGACATGCTGCCTGTCCAGTTTTAGTAGGCAACAAGTGGG TATCAAATAAATGGGTACATGAACGAGGTCAAGAATTCAGAAGACCTTGTGGTCTAAGTGAAGAGGAATGA
- the p4ha1b gene encoding prolyl 4-hydroxylase subunit alpha-1b isoform X3, translated as MVRCWFLLSLLFHTLYAHVDFFTSIGQMTDLLYTEKDLVTSLKEYIKQEENKLEQVKQWAEKVDSLTHTATQDPEGYLGHPVNAFKLMKRLNSEWADLESLVLQDTTNGFISNLTNQRQFFPTDEDQTGAAKALLRLQDTYQLSANAISTGDLPGVVHKSRMTVEDCYELGKIAYSDADYYHTELWMTQALTQLDGGEESTIDKVTVMDYLSYAIYQQGELEKALEITRRMLKLDPNHQRANGNLKYFEFQLEKQRKAEEEKNEEVKIREKKDLDKQEAQRKRSNDPLPERKKYEMLCRGEGLKMTPRRQSRLFCRYSDNGRNPRLLLAPVKVEDEWDRPHIVRYHNIISDSEIMTVKELAKPRLRRATISNPITGVLETAPYRISKSAWLSGYEHSTIERINQRIEDVTGLEMDTAEELQVANYGVGGQYEPHFDFGRKDEPDAFKELGTGNRIATWLFYMSDVTAGGATVFTDVGAAVWPKKGTAVFWYNLMASGEGDYSTRHAACPVLVGNKWVSNKWVHERGQEFRRPCGLSEEE; from the exons ATGGTGCGGTGTTGGTTCCTGTTGAGTTTACTCTTCCACACCCTGTACGCCCATGTTGACTTCTTCACTTCTATAG GTCAGATGACAGATCTACTATACACAGAAAAGGACCTGGTGACATCACTAAAAGAGTACATTAAGCAAGAGGAGAACAAACTAGAGCAAGTCAAACA GTGGGCAGAAAAGGTGGATTCGTTGACACACACAGCCACCCAGGACCCTGAGGGATACCTGGGGCACCCGGTGAATGCCTTCAAGCTCATGAAAAGACTTAACAGTGAATGGGCAGACCTGGAGAGCCTGGTTCTGCAAGACACCACCAATG GGTTCATCTCTAATCTGACCAATCAGAGACAGTTTTTCCCAACGGATGAGGACCAGACAGGAGCAGCCAAGGCTTTGCTTAGATTACAGGACACATACCAGCTGTCTGCCAACGCCATTTCGACCGGAGACCTACCTG GTGTGGTTCACAAGAGCCGGATGACAGTGGAAGACTGCTATGAGCTGGGGAAGATCGCTTACTCCGATGCGGACTACTATCACACTGAACTTTGGATGACACAAGCGCTTACACAGCTGGATGGGGGCGAGGAATCCACCATAGACAAGGTCACAGTTATGGACTACCTCAGTTACGCCATTTACCAACAGGGGGAGCTAGAGAAAGCTCTCGAAATTACCAGAAGGATGCTGAAGTTGG ACCCGAATCACCAGAGAGCCAATGGGAACCTAAAATACTTTGAGTTCCAGTTGGAGAAGCAGAGAAAGGCAGAGGAAGAGAAAAATGAGGAGGTTAAAATAAGAGAAAAGAAAGATCTGGACAAACAAGAAGCTCAGAGGAAACGCTCCAATGATCCTCTGCCAGAAAGGAAGAAATATGAAATGCTGTGCAGAGGAGAGGGattgaaaatg ACACCTCGCAGACAGAGCCGTTTGTTTTGTCGTTACTCTGACAATGGCCGCAATCCACGATTGCTATTGGCTCCGGTGAAAGTGGAGGATGAGTGGGACCGCCCGCACATTGTTCGGTATCACAACATCATCTCTGACAGTGAAATCATGACAGTGAAGGAATTGGCAAAACCCAGA CTCCGTAGGGCCACTATATCCAATCCCATCACAGGCGTGCTCGAAACTGCCCCCTACAGGATCAGTAAGAG TGCTTGGCTGTCTGGATATGAGCATTCCACAATTGAAAGGATTAACCAGCGTATTGAGGATGTGACCGGTCTAGAAATGGACACAGCAGAAGAGTTGCAG GTTGCAAATTATGGAGTTGGAGGCCAATATGAACCTCACTTTGACTTTGGAAGG AAAGATGAACCAGATGCCTTTAAAGAACTGGGCACAGGAAACAGAATTGCGACCTGGCTCTTTTATATGAGT GATGTAACAGCAGGGGGCGCCACTGTCTTCACTGATGTAGGAGCAGCAGTATGGCCCAAAAAG GGTACAGCGGTTTTCTGGTATAACCTTATGGCTAGTGGAGAAGGAGACTACAGCACAAGACATGCTGCCTGTCCAGTTTTAGTAGGCAACAAGTGGG TATCAAATAAATGGGTACATGAACGAGGTCAAGAATTCAGAAGACCTTGTGGTCTAAGTGAAGAGGAATGA
- the p4ha1b gene encoding prolyl 4-hydroxylase subunit alpha-1b isoform X4 has translation MVRCWFLLSLLFHTLYAHVDFFTSIGQMTDLLYTEKDLVTSLKEYIKQEENKLEQVKQWAEKVDSLTHTATQDPEGYLGHPVNAFKLMKRLNSEWADLESLVLQDTTNGFISNLTNQRQFFPTDEDQTGAAKALLRLQDTYQLSANAISTGDLPGVVHKSRMTVEDCYELGKIAYSDADYYHTELWMTQALTQLDGGEESTIDKVTVMDYLSYAIYQQGELEKALEITRRMLKLDPNHQRANGNLKYFEFQLEKQRKAEEEKNEEVKIREKKDLDKQEAQRKRSNDPLPERKKYEMLCRGEGLKMTPRRQSRLFCRYSDNGRNPRLLLAPVKVEDEWDRPHIVRYHNIISDSEIMTVKELAKPRLRRATVHDPITGKLTTAQYRVSKSAWLSGYEHSTIERINQRIEDVTGLEMDTAEELQVANYGVGGQYEPHFDFGRKDEPDAFKELGTGNRIATWLFYMSDVTAGGATVFTDVGAAVWPKKGTAVFWYNLMASGEGDYSTRHAACPVLVGNKWVSNKWVHERGQEFRRPCGLSEEE, from the exons ATGGTGCGGTGTTGGTTCCTGTTGAGTTTACTCTTCCACACCCTGTACGCCCATGTTGACTTCTTCACTTCTATAG GTCAGATGACAGATCTACTATACACAGAAAAGGACCTGGTGACATCACTAAAAGAGTACATTAAGCAAGAGGAGAACAAACTAGAGCAAGTCAAACA GTGGGCAGAAAAGGTGGATTCGTTGACACACACAGCCACCCAGGACCCTGAGGGATACCTGGGGCACCCGGTGAATGCCTTCAAGCTCATGAAAAGACTTAACAGTGAATGGGCAGACCTGGAGAGCCTGGTTCTGCAAGACACCACCAATG GGTTCATCTCTAATCTGACCAATCAGAGACAGTTTTTCCCAACGGATGAGGACCAGACAGGAGCAGCCAAGGCTTTGCTTAGATTACAGGACACATACCAGCTGTCTGCCAACGCCATTTCGACCGGAGACCTACCTG GTGTGGTTCACAAGAGCCGGATGACAGTGGAAGACTGCTATGAGCTGGGGAAGATCGCTTACTCCGATGCGGACTACTATCACACTGAACTTTGGATGACACAAGCGCTTACACAGCTGGATGGGGGCGAGGAATCCACCATAGACAAGGTCACAGTTATGGACTACCTCAGTTACGCCATTTACCAACAGGGGGAGCTAGAGAAAGCTCTCGAAATTACCAGAAGGATGCTGAAGTTGG ACCCGAATCACCAGAGAGCCAATGGGAACCTAAAATACTTTGAGTTCCAGTTGGAGAAGCAGAGAAAGGCAGAGGAAGAGAAAAATGAGGAGGTTAAAATAAGAGAAAAGAAAGATCTGGACAAACAAGAAGCTCAGAGGAAACGCTCCAATGATCCTCTGCCAGAAAGGAAGAAATATGAAATGCTGTGCAGAGGAGAGGGattgaaaatg ACACCTCGCAGACAGAGCCGTTTGTTTTGTCGTTACTCTGACAATGGCCGCAATCCACGATTGCTATTGGCTCCGGTGAAAGTGGAGGATGAGTGGGACCGCCCGCACATTGTTCGGTATCACAACATCATCTCTGACAGTGAAATCATGACAGTGAAGGAATTGGCAAAACCCAGA CTAAGGCGAGCAACTGTGCACGATCCCATTACGGGAAAACTCACCACTGCCCAATACAGAGTCTCCAAGAG TGCTTGGCTGTCTGGATATGAGCATTCCACAATTGAAAGGATTAACCAGCGTATTGAGGATGTGACCGGTCTAGAAATGGACACAGCAGAAGAGTTGCAG GTTGCAAATTATGGAGTTGGAGGCCAATATGAACCTCACTTTGACTTTGGAAGG AAAGATGAACCAGATGCCTTTAAAGAACTGGGCACAGGAAACAGAATTGCGACCTGGCTCTTTTATATGAGT GATGTAACAGCAGGGGGCGCCACTGTCTTCACTGATGTAGGAGCAGCAGTATGGCCCAAAAAG GGTACAGCGGTTTTCTGGTATAACCTTATGGCTAGTGGAGAAGGAGACTACAGCACAAGACATGCTGCCTGTCCAGTTTTAGTAGGCAACAAGTGGG TATCAAATAAATGGGTACATGAACGAGGTCAAGAATTCAGAAGACCTTGTGGTCTAAGTGAAGAGGAATGA
- the p4ha1b gene encoding prolyl 4-hydroxylase subunit alpha-1b isoform X1, translating into MVRCWFLLSLLFHTLYAHVDFFTSIGQMTDLLYTEKDLVTSLKEYIKQEENKLEQVKQWAEKVDSLTHTATQDPEGYLGHPVNAFKLMKRLNSEWADLESLVLQDTTNGFISNLTNQRQFFPTDEDQTGAAKALLRLQDTYQLSANAISTGDLPGVASGVVHKSRMTVEDCYELGKIAYSDADYYHTELWMTQALTQLDGGEESTIDKVTVMDYLSYAIYQQGELEKALEITRRMLKLDPNHQRANGNLKYFEFQLEKQRKAEEEKNEEVKIREKKDLDKQEAQRKRSNDPLPERKKYEMLCRGEGLKMTPRRQSRLFCRYSDNGRNPRLLLAPVKVEDEWDRPHIVRYHNIISDSEIMTVKELAKPRLRRATISNPITGVLETAPYRISKSAWLSGYEHSTIERINQRIEDVTGLEMDTAEELQVANYGVGGQYEPHFDFGRKDEPDAFKELGTGNRIATWLFYMSDVTAGGATVFTDVGAAVWPKKGTAVFWYNLMASGEGDYSTRHAACPVLVGNKWVSNKWVHERGQEFRRPCGLSEEE; encoded by the exons ATGGTGCGGTGTTGGTTCCTGTTGAGTTTACTCTTCCACACCCTGTACGCCCATGTTGACTTCTTCACTTCTATAG GTCAGATGACAGATCTACTATACACAGAAAAGGACCTGGTGACATCACTAAAAGAGTACATTAAGCAAGAGGAGAACAAACTAGAGCAAGTCAAACA GTGGGCAGAAAAGGTGGATTCGTTGACACACACAGCCACCCAGGACCCTGAGGGATACCTGGGGCACCCGGTGAATGCCTTCAAGCTCATGAAAAGACTTAACAGTGAATGGGCAGACCTGGAGAGCCTGGTTCTGCAAGACACCACCAATG GGTTCATCTCTAATCTGACCAATCAGAGACAGTTTTTCCCAACGGATGAGGACCAGACAGGAGCAGCCAAGGCTTTGCTTAGATTACAGGACACATACCAGCTGTCTGCCAACGCCATTTCGACCGGAGACCTACCTGGTG TGGCCTCAGGTGTGGTTCACAAGAGCCGGATGACAGTGGAAGACTGCTATGAGCTGGGGAAGATCGCTTACTCCGATGCGGACTACTATCACACTGAACTTTGGATGACACAAGCGCTTACACAGCTGGATGGGGGCGAGGAATCCACCATAGACAAGGTCACAGTTATGGACTACCTCAGTTACGCCATTTACCAACAGGGGGAGCTAGAGAAAGCTCTCGAAATTACCAGAAGGATGCTGAAGTTGG ACCCGAATCACCAGAGAGCCAATGGGAACCTAAAATACTTTGAGTTCCAGTTGGAGAAGCAGAGAAAGGCAGAGGAAGAGAAAAATGAGGAGGTTAAAATAAGAGAAAAGAAAGATCTGGACAAACAAGAAGCTCAGAGGAAACGCTCCAATGATCCTCTGCCAGAAAGGAAGAAATATGAAATGCTGTGCAGAGGAGAGGGattgaaaatg ACACCTCGCAGACAGAGCCGTTTGTTTTGTCGTTACTCTGACAATGGCCGCAATCCACGATTGCTATTGGCTCCGGTGAAAGTGGAGGATGAGTGGGACCGCCCGCACATTGTTCGGTATCACAACATCATCTCTGACAGTGAAATCATGACAGTGAAGGAATTGGCAAAACCCAGA CTCCGTAGGGCCACTATATCCAATCCCATCACAGGCGTGCTCGAAACTGCCCCCTACAGGATCAGTAAGAG TGCTTGGCTGTCTGGATATGAGCATTCCACAATTGAAAGGATTAACCAGCGTATTGAGGATGTGACCGGTCTAGAAATGGACACAGCAGAAGAGTTGCAG GTTGCAAATTATGGAGTTGGAGGCCAATATGAACCTCACTTTGACTTTGGAAGG AAAGATGAACCAGATGCCTTTAAAGAACTGGGCACAGGAAACAGAATTGCGACCTGGCTCTTTTATATGAGT GATGTAACAGCAGGGGGCGCCACTGTCTTCACTGATGTAGGAGCAGCAGTATGGCCCAAAAAG GGTACAGCGGTTTTCTGGTATAACCTTATGGCTAGTGGAGAAGGAGACTACAGCACAAGACATGCTGCCTGTCCAGTTTTAGTAGGCAACAAGTGGG TATCAAATAAATGGGTACATGAACGAGGTCAAGAATTCAGAAGACCTTGTGGTCTAAGTGAAGAGGAATGA